The Callithrix jacchus isolate 240 chromosome 7, calJac240_pri, whole genome shotgun sequence DNA window TCTCCTGCCTGTAGCTTCCCCCACCGAAAACTAGACATCTACCATTTGACTGCACAGGATTTCAGGGTGACCTTAACCACGGCGGTGGCTGTGCTCCCACAACCCCAACTTGAGCTCTCTGCCCCTCTCTCCACTCCCCACAGGGGTCCAGGAAGCAAGCAGAAGAGCCTTTTCTTACTACTTTGTCTCTCCAACTCGCTATTAATGCTTTGAGGGGGGGAAGGCATTCTGCCTCTAATTGCAGCTGTCACGCCCGTCAAACTGAGGGACAATCGGTGGAAGGCAGAGAGGGGCAGTGGGAGGGTGTGCCCTCCTGGCTTGCTTGGCCCAAAAGGGTACCACATTGTCTTTTCCCAGCCAGTGGGTGTTCCCTGCTGGAGTGGGAGGGGCAGTGGCTTCCCAGGGCGGTCCTAGGTGGGGTTTGCATCCCTAGGCTGCCCTCCTGGGCTACGTGCCCATAGTGGCTTTAGAAAAGCCAGAGCTGAGCTGCTGCCTGGCCCTTCCCACCTTGTTCCAGTCGCCTCTAGGTGAGGAGGGAACAGGAGGCCTGGGGCTGCTGCGGCTAGTAGGGAGGAGGCCACGGAATGGAGCTAGGAATTTTAAAATCAAGTGGGTATTTCTTCTGGGTTCACCTTCGCCTCACTGGTGAATTGACTGTACTGACCCGGGTGGGAATTAAGTGCAGGAGACGGGTTGTGGGGTGGGGGTCTCTAAGAACTGTTGGGGAGGAGTGTTGGTAACTCAGCTTCTACTCTGCAGTCAGGCCTGGGCTGTTCTGCCGCCTGCCTTGGTTGTTCCTGGACAGGTAGCATACCTAGGCTTGTGtccttatctggaaaatgggatCGTGCCTACCTAGCTCAAATGAGACCATGGAGATGAAAAGGCATTCAAACGGCCCAATGCCATGTCAACATTCTTCCTCCTCTGTGAGTGGGGGAGATGCCAGGAGTGTCTGGGGCTTCCCCAGCTGTTCCTTACACACTGTAATCCTTATTCAGCTCATTTTCCCAGGGCCCAGGTATGCACTGAAACCTCCAAGGCAGGAAGGACTGGCAGGTGGGGTTTTGCCTCACTGCTGCTCTAGTCCCAGGAGGCCTGGCATTCAGTCCCTGTGCCTGGAGCAATGTCTTGCCAAAGAAGCTGAAGGCTGGGGGAGCCACAGACAGGTCTTTATTTGGGGGCCTCTCTGGGATACCTGATGCTCTAGGGCTCTTTTCCATATAGAATGTTCAGTGGAGGTCTTTGGGGCCAGTGGAGGAGATGTCAGAGAGATTTCCTGGTCTCCTCCCCTGCTCTCACCTACTGTCACCTTAAGCCCCAAAGTGAGTGTGTAcacacaacagacacacacacacacacacacacacacacacacacacacacacacacacacagctagcTCTCCAGCTACTCTTACCTCCTTCACCAGCCAGCCCCTGCGACAGCCTCTCTCCCAACACATTCCCTTCAGCCCTGAGCCAAGAACTCtggcttcttcctcctttcctggggAAAGGAACCTGGAGTTGGGCTTTTGAGAGCCAtaccgccctccctccctcctccccaggggCCCAGCACTGCGACCTGGCCCTTTCAGGTTCAGTCAACTTTCTGCCTCTAGGATTCAGACCCAAACAGCTGTGTTAATATCAAAGCCTGAGGGGGAGGGCTCCAGGGTCTTGGGGCCGCCTGTGGGGAGATTCTCCCCGCGCCTGTGCTCCGCGGTGCCTGGGAAGGGGAAATGTCCAGAGCCCTTGGAATGGCTCCGCTTCTTGACCTTCTGGGAGCGGCCGGTTCGGGGCTCAGGGACCACGGGTGTCACCCAGCCTGGTTTCTCCTTCAGCAGCCGGTCACGGTCAGGCCGCACACTACGCAAGAACTTCTTAAAGATGTTTGCTGTCAGGGCAAACCTGCGGCCTAGCTCCTGGGGCTGACCTTTCTCTCCTTTGGGTTCACGTGCCCGCCCAGTCTCACCCTTCTCCCCACTTTTCTCCAGTTCTGGCAAGTCTAGCCAGTTGCCCACCAGGTCTGCAAAAACGTTGTCCCCTAACACCAGAGGCTGCCGATTCCGGCCCCGGGACATCAACGTGGAGGTCCAGTCATCTGGTTCCACTAGCTCTGACCCCTGCTGAACATAGCTTTGATGCGGCTGTGTCCTGGGAAGGGGGGCTAAATCCCTCCCACAGACACTCCTATGGGATGGAAACTTGGTGCTGCTGCCAAGAGAAGGTTGACTGGCGGGGGAGCAGACTGTGGGCCTGGCAGAACCTCTGCCACCCTCCCAACAAGGGCGCTCGAGCTGGGTCCCGGGACCTTCAGGGCTGCCTGGTGCAGGACCCCCTCCAGAGATCTCCAGCTGTTCCAGTGCTGTCTGCACCTGGAGGAGCTTCAGTTCTTGCAGTGCACCCATCATGCAGTTCATCTGATCCTGTAAGCCATCACCCACCTCCTTCATGGACATCTGCAGGGGAGAGAGAAAGCATGGGGCCTATGAGCCACGGCGGGCAGCAGTGCCTCTCACAGCCCTGAACCCAGGTCCCCCACCCAAACTCTGACACACTTCCAGGGTCATCCAACCTCTCCTCACCTCTCTATAGCCTAGAGCAGTGCAGACCAGTACTGGattaaggaaataataataataatggtagctAACTAGCTAAGGCAGGCACTGTCCTAAGAAGGCTCTCCccaccccatatatatatatatatttcatctcCCCAACTACCCTATGAGGTAGtgactattattgttattattgttcccattttacaggtaacttgcccaaggtaagATCGTAAGAGGTGGGGCTGAGATCAGCTAGAAGTGCACAAGGTTGTAGTGACCATCCTCATCCTTTTTTGAGTCTGAGCCCTTTTCCTCCCTGGGCCTCCCTgaaatgatgatagtgatgatagtGGAAAAAACAATTTGTGAGAAACTGCCATGTAACAGGAATTGTGTAAAGATTCTATGTgcttcatctcatttaatttttatacagaCCCTGTTAGgttgatattttctcattttaaccaATGAGTAACCTGGAAGGGATGAAGTAACTTAcgtaaggtcacacagctcatagAGCTGGAACTCAAATACGGTATTGTCTCACTCCAGATGCTACAGTCCTAACTACCAaacacaggttgagcatccctaccCCAAAAATCTGAAAGCCAAAATGCTCGAAAATCCAAACCTTTTTGGGCCACAACATGACCTAAAGTGGAAAATTCTGCCCTGATCTCATGTGACAAGTGGTAGCCAAAACACAGTCAAAATtctttcatgcacaaaattattaaaaatattgtatgggccaggcgcggtggctcaagcctgtaatcccagcactttgggaggccgaggcgggtagatcacaaggtcaacagatcgagaccatc harbors:
- the INKA2 gene encoding PAK4-inhibitor INKA2 isoform X1, with product MTMESREMDCYLRRLKQELMSMKEVGDGLQDQMNCMMGALQELKLLQVQTALEQLEISGGGPAPGSPEGPGTQLERPCWEGGRGSARPTVCSPASQPSLGSSTKFPSHRSVCGRDLAPLPRTQPHQSYVQQGSELVEPDDWTSTLMSRGRNRQPLVLGDNVFADLVGNWLDLPELEKSGEKGETGRAREPKGEKGQPQELGRRFALTANIFKKFLRSVRPDRDRLLKEKPGWVTPVVPEPRTGRSQKVKKRSHSKGSGHFPFPGTAEHRRGENLPTGGPKTLEPSPSGFDINTAVWV
- the INKA2 gene encoding PAK4-inhibitor INKA2 isoform X2, with protein sequence MSMKEVGDGLQDQMNCMMGALQELKLLQVQTALEQLEISGGGPAPGSPEGPGTQLERPCWEGGRGSARPTVCSPASQPSLGSSTKFPSHRSVCGRDLAPLPRTQPHQSYVQQGSELVEPDDWTSTLMSRGRNRQPLVLGDNVFADLVGNWLDLPELEKSGEKGETGRAREPKGEKGQPQELGRRFALTANIFKKFLRSVRPDRDRLLKEKPGWVTPVVPEPRTGRSQKVKKRSHSKGSGHFPFPGTAEHRRGENLPTGGPKTLEPSPSGFDINTAVWV